The Couchioplanes caeruleus nucleotide sequence ATTCCGTACCTGCGCCCGGACGGCAAGACGCAGGTCACGATCGAGTACGACGGCCTGCGCCCGGTACGCCTCGACACGGTGGTGGTGTCCTCGCAGCACGCCGCGGACATCTCCCTCGAGTCGCTGCTGACCCCGGATGTGCGTGAGCACGTCATCGCTCCCGAGCTCGAGGGTCTCGGTCTCGACACCGAGGGTTACCGGCTGCTGGTGAACCCGACCGGCCGGTTCGAGATCGGTGGTCCGATGGGCGACGCGGGTCTGACCGGCCGTAAGATCATTGTGGACACGTACGGTGGGTACGCCCGGCACGGTGGTGGCGCGTTCTCGGGTAAGGACCCGTCGAAGGTGGACCGGTCGGCGGCGTACGCGATGCGCTGGGTGGCCAAGAACGTGGTCGCGGCGGGCCTGGCGGAGCGGTGTGAGACGCAGGTCGCGTATGCGATCGGCAAGGCGCACCCGGTGAGCCTGTTCGTGGAGACCTTCGGTACGGAGAACGTGCCGGTGGAGCGTATCGAGAAGGCGATCCACGAGGTGTTCGACCTGCGTCCGGCGGCGATCATCCGTGACCTGGACCTGCTGCGCCCGATCTACCAGCAGACCGCCGCGTACGGCCACTTCGGCCGCGAGCTGCCGGAACTGCTGTGGGAGAGCACGGACCGCGCCCAGGACCTGAAGAACGCGGCAGCCTGACGGCTGCCGTACGGCCGGGCGATCCGTCGCCGCGGGCCACAGCGCATTGACGACGAAGCCAGATGCCCCGGCCATTGCCGGGGCATCTGCTCTTTGCCGGTCACCGGCCGCCGTCCCGTCGGCGGCCTTGTCTTCGTCTCTGGCACCGTCCTTGTCCGGGGCCCTGTCCTCGTCCGTGTCACCGTCCTCGTCGTCCGGGGGCGTGTCCGCGTCGTCGTCCTCAGGGGGCGTGTCCGCGTCGTCGTCCTCCGGGGGCTTGTCATCGGGTTCCTCCGGGGGCTCGTCGTCGTCCCTGCCCGGGAGGTCCTCGCCGGGCTCGTCCGGCGGCCCGGCGGCGGCTGCGCTGTTCGGCGAAAACGTCGTACCCCGGCGCGAGAATGTCCGGGTGACGGCGAAGAGCAAGGAACGCGAACCGGCGGCGGCGCTGCCGGTCGCCCGCGTCTGCGTCGACGTGCCGTTGCCGCACCTCGACCGCCCGTTCGACTACCTGATCGCCGCCGCCGACGACGCGGCCGCGCAGCCGGGGGTGCGGGTCAAGGTCCGGTTCGCGGGCCAGATGGTCAGCGGCTTCCTGCTCGAGCGGGTGGAGTCGAGCACGCACGCCAAGCTGGCCTTCCTCGACAAAGTCGTGTCGCCCGAGCGGGTTCTCGACCCGGAGGTCGCCCGGCTCGCCCGGGCCGTGGCGGACCGCTATGCGGGAAACCTCTCCGACGTCCTGCGGCTGGCCGTGCCGCCCCGGCACGCCCGCGTCGAAGGGCAGGCCACGACCGGCGCGGGGGCCGGGGGAGAGCAACCGGCCGGCGCTGAACCCGTCGGCGCAGAGCGAAACGCCGAGCCGGGTGGGGACGACCCGGTCGGCGATGAGCGAGTCGGGTCCGGAGCGGCTTCGGCGGTTGCGCCTTCCGGCGAGGGCGGGGTGGTTACGTCCGCCGATCCGAGCGGGGTGCCGGTGTCCGCCGATCCTGGCGGGGTGCCGGCGTCCCCCGATCCTGGCGGGGTGCCGGTGTCCGCCGAATCCGGCGGGGTGCCTGCGTCGGCCGGTCCCAGCGGTCCGGTTGCGCTCGCCGGGACCGATGACCTGGGCTCGGTCGGTGCCGGGCGCGGCGGTGAGTTCCTCTCGGGCTGGGCGGACTACCCGGCCGGGCCCGCGTTCCTGCACGCGCTCTCGGAGGGGCGGCCCGCGCGCGCCGTGTGGTCCGCGTTGCCGGGGGAGGACTGGCCCGCTCGGATCGCCGAGGCCGCCGCTGCCACCGTACGGGCCGGTAAGGGCGTTGTTGCCGTCGTTGCCGACGCGCGGGACCTGGAGCGGCTCGACCGGGCGCTGAGCAAAGCGCTCGGGGACGGGCGGCACGTCGCACTCAATGCCGCCGCCGG carries:
- the metK gene encoding methionine adenosyltransferase; amino-acid sequence: MARRLFTSESVTEGHPDKIADQISDGILDALLTQDPRSRVAVETLITTGQVHVAGEVTTQAYADIPSIVRETILGIGYDSSKKGFDGASCGVSVSIGSQSPDIAQGVDSALELREGDSEHVLDAQGAGDQGMMFGFACSETPELMPLPIALAHRLARRLSAARKDGTIPYLRPDGKTQVTIEYDGLRPVRLDTVVVSSQHAADISLESLLTPDVREHVIAPELEGLGLDTEGYRLLVNPTGRFEIGGPMGDAGLTGRKIIVDTYGGYARHGGGAFSGKDPSKVDRSAAYAMRWVAKNVVAAGLAERCETQVAYAIGKAHPVSLFVETFGTENVPVERIEKAIHEVFDLRPAAIIRDLDLLRPIYQQTAAYGHFGRELPELLWESTDRAQDLKNAAA